In the genome of Bacillus solimangrovi, one region contains:
- the trmD gene encoding tRNA (guanosine(37)-N1)-methyltransferase TrmD, translating to MKIDVLTLFPNMFSGVFGESILQKAQDKGAVTYDVHDFREYSTHKHRKVDDYPYGGGAGMVLTPQPLFDAIEKLTNEGETKPRVVLMCPQGERYTQSKAEQFAKEEHLIFVCGHYEGYDERIREHLVTDEVSIGDYVLTGGELASMVVIDSVVRLLPQVLGNEVSHQDDSYSSGLLEHPQYTRPANFRGMTVPEVLLSGNHAKIDEWRRQQSLKRTYHRRPDLFDEYPLSDKDKDYLEQLEKE from the coding sequence ATGAAGATTGATGTACTTACCCTATTTCCTAACATGTTTTCTGGAGTGTTTGGTGAATCTATTTTACAAAAAGCTCAGGATAAAGGTGCAGTCACATATGATGTGCATGATTTCAGAGAATACTCTACACACAAACATCGCAAAGTAGACGATTATCCTTACGGAGGGGGAGCGGGTATGGTGTTAACCCCTCAACCTTTATTTGATGCAATTGAAAAATTAACAAATGAAGGGGAAACTAAACCACGAGTTGTATTAATGTGCCCTCAAGGAGAACGTTATACACAGAGTAAGGCAGAGCAATTTGCAAAAGAAGAACACCTCATCTTCGTTTGTGGCCATTATGAAGGGTACGATGAGAGAATTCGTGAGCACCTTGTTACTGATGAGGTATCAATAGGTGATTATGTGTTAACTGGTGGTGAGCTGGCATCTATGGTTGTGATCGATAGTGTTGTCAGGTTGCTTCCTCAAGTATTAGGTAACGAAGTATCACACCAAGATGACTCTTATAGTTCAGGTTTGCTTGAACATCCTCAATATACTAGACCTGCGAATTTTAGAGGTATGACTGTTCCAGAAGTTCTATTGTCGGGTAATCATGCAAAGATAGATGAATGGAGACGGCAACAGTCACTAAAGCGTACATATCATCGTAGGCCTGATTTATTTGATGAGTATCCTCTGTCAGATAAGGACAAAGATTATTTAGAACAATTGGAAAAAGAATAA
- the rplS gene encoding 50S ribosomal protein L19, whose translation MQKLIEEITQEQLKSDLPAFRPGDTVRVHVNIVEGSRERIQVYEGVVIKRRGGGISETFTVRKVSYGVGVERTFPVHTPKIAKLEVIRRGKVRRAKLYYLRNLRGKAARIKEIR comes from the coding sequence ATGCAAAAGCTAATTGAAGAAATTACACAAGAGCAATTGAAATCTGATTTACCTGCGTTCCGTCCGGGAGACACAGTTCGCGTACACGTGAACATCGTTGAGGGAAGCCGTGAGCGTATTCAGGTATACGAAGGTGTAGTAATCAAACGTCGTGGTGGCGGTATCAGCGAAACATTTACTGTACGTAAAGTTTCTTATGGTGTTGGTGTTGAACGTACATTCCCTGTACATACGCCAAAGATTGCGAAACTAGAAGTTATCCGTCGCGGTAAAGTTCGTCGTGCGAAACTTTATTACCTACGTAACCTACGTGGTAAAGCGGCTCGTATTAAAGAAATTCGATAA
- the lepB gene encoding signal peptidase I: protein MAKGKSETWEWVKALLIAVALAAIIRYFFFAPIVVDGLSMMPTLHDQNRMIVNKFNYSIGKPQRFDVVVFEATEDKDYIKRVIGLPGDHVAYKDDVLYINGEQMNEPYLDELKKDVEGNLTYDFTLEELTGFDVVPEGELFVLGDNRRFSKDSRMIGTIPMERIIGEAQLVYWPLKDVVYMH from the coding sequence ATGGCCAAAGGGAAGAGTGAAACGTGGGAATGGGTTAAAGCATTATTGATTGCTGTAGCTTTAGCAGCAATTATTCGTTATTTTTTCTTTGCACCAATCGTTGTAGATGGGTTATCAATGATGCCAACACTTCATGACCAAAATCGAATGATCGTGAATAAGTTTAACTATTCAATTGGTAAGCCACAGAGGTTTGACGTTGTCGTATTTGAAGCAACAGAGGATAAAGATTATATTAAACGAGTTATTGGTCTCCCAGGTGATCATGTTGCCTATAAAGATGATGTATTATACATTAATGGAGAGCAGATGAATGAACCATATTTAGATGAACTAAAGAAAGACGTCGAAGGCAATTTAACGTATGATTTCACACTAGAAGAGTTAACTGGTTTTGATGTCGTTCCTGAAGGTGAATTGTTTGTGTTAGGAGATAACAGGCGATTTAGTAAAGATAGCCGAATGATCGGAACAATTCCAATGGAACGAATCATTGGAGAGGCACAGCTCGTATATTGGCCATTAAAAGACGTCGTATACATGCACTAA